In the genome of Campylobacteraceae bacterium, one region contains:
- a CDS encoding ABC transporter substrate-binding protein: MKKIILALFVFLSSIAFSATPQVGGTLVFGRGGDTTSMDPSHVTDGESFYAATAVYDTLVQFKYGSTEIEPGLATSWDISDDGLEYVFHLRKGVYFAKTKFFKEKSEFTSADVVFSLKRQFDKSHPFNKIGGAFKYWSAMDMSNIVKDIIAVDKYTVKFTLKKKEAPFIANLGMEFASILSNDYANMLLKKKKTGDLGKKPVGTGPFVFVKWVKDDKIIYTANKNYWNGRPYLNKLIFKVITNNAVRAAELKAGSIHMMDFPNPAEVAGLEAHENIKIIRQEGLNVGYLAFNTERKPFDNKLVRQAISHAINMEGIVKSVYEGLGKVATNPLPPTMWSYNKNLKGYEYSIEKAKKLLAEAGFPNGFETNIWAMPVPRPYNPNGRKVAEAMQADLAKVGIKVKIVSYDWGTYLKKSANGEHDMVLLGWTGDNGDPDNFLNVLLSKHAAMVKPAQNRAFWKNDEFTALIDQAKEITNIAERTKLYEQAQVIFEEEAPWKPLAHSIVVEPMLKNVHGFKLDPLGKRRFKEVWLSK; this comes from the coding sequence GTGAAAAAAATTATTCTTGCTTTATTTGTGTTTTTATCATCTATTGCATTCTCTGCAACCCCACAAGTTGGTGGAACTTTAGTATTTGGACGAGGTGGTGATACTACTTCTATGGATCCTTCACATGTAACTGATGGTGAAAGTTTTTATGCGGCAACTGCTGTATATGATACATTAGTACAGTTTAAATATGGAAGTACAGAAATTGAACCAGGTTTGGCTACATCTTGGGATATTTCAGACGATGGATTAGAATATGTATTCCATTTAAGAAAAGGTGTTTATTTTGCTAAAACAAAATTCTTTAAAGAAAAATCAGAATTTACTTCTGCTGATGTTGTATTTTCATTAAAAAGACAATTTGATAAATCTCACCCTTTTAATAAAATTGGTGGAGCATTTAAATATTGGTCTGCAATGGATATGAGTAATATTGTAAAAGATATTATTGCTGTTGATAAATATACTGTTAAATTTACATTAAAGAAAAAAGAAGCTCCATTTATTGCCAACTTAGGTATGGAATTTGCTTCAATTTTATCTAATGATTATGCAAACATGTTATTAAAAAAGAAAAAAACAGGAGATTTAGGTAAAAAACCTGTTGGAACTGGACCATTTGTATTTGTTAAATGGGTAAAAGATGACAAAATCATTTATACTGCTAATAAAAACTACTGGAATGGTAGACCTTATTTAAATAAATTAATTTTCAAAGTAATTACTAATAATGCTGTAAGAGCTGCTGAATTAAAAGCTGGTTCTATTCACATGATGGATTTTCCAAATCCTGCTGAAGTAGCTGGTTTAGAAGCACATGAAAATATTAAAATCATTAGACAAGAAGGTTTAAATGTTGGTTATTTAGCATTTAATACTGAAAGAAAACCTTTTGATAATAAATTAGTTAGACAAGCTATCTCTCATGCTATTAATATGGAAGGTATTGTTAAGTCTGTTTACGAAGGTTTAGGAAAAGTTGCAACTAATCCACTTCCTCCAACAATGTGGTCTTACAATAAAAACCTAAAAGGTTATGAGTACAGCATTGAAAAAGCTAAAAAATTATTAGCTGAAGCTGGATTCCCTAATGGTTTTGAAACTAATATCTGGGCTATGCCAGTTCCAAGACCTTATAATCCAAATGGAAGAAAAGTTGCTGAAGCTATGCAAGCAGATTTAGCAAAAGTAGGAATCAAAGTTAAAATTGTTTCTTATGACTGGGGTACTTACCTTAAAAAATCTGCAAATGGTGAACATGACATGGTACTATTAGGTTGGACTGGTGATAATGGTGATCCGGATAACTTCTTAAACGTATTATTATCTAAACATGCTGCAATGGTTAAACCTGCGCAAAACAGAGCATTCTGGAAAAATGATGAATTTACAGCGTTAATTGATCAAGCAAAAGAGATTACTAATATTGCAGAAAGAACTAAATTATATGAACAAGCACAAGTGATTTTTGAAGAAGAAGCACCTTGGAAACCTCTTGCACATTCAATCGTAGTTGAACCTATGTTGAAAAATGTACATGG